The following are encoded together in the Humulus lupulus chromosome 5, drHumLupu1.1, whole genome shotgun sequence genome:
- the LOC133778995 gene encoding uncharacterized protein LOC133778995: protein MPGFLAPYRGERYHLRRFRGRGNHPRGAMELFNYRYSSLRNVIERCFGLLKARFPILKSMPPYLLGKQRRIPIACCAIHNWIRMHSINDEMFEQYSVDARTVEDIEGTESQSNTTTENQQEGDEAGIFETPKLNFSQAYMAQMENVRDDIAGQMWLNYNNNT from the coding sequence ATGCCTGGGTTTCTAGCACCATATCGTGGTGAACGTTATCACTTGCGTCGTTTTAGAGGAAGAGGTAACCATCCTAGAGGTGCGATGGAGTTATTCAATTATAGATACTCATCATTGCGTAATGTGATTGAACGTTGTTTTGGACTTCTAAAAGCTAGGTTTCCAATTTTGAAGTCAATGCCTCCATACTTGCTTGGAAAGCAACGTCGAATACCAATAGCATGTTGTGCTATCCACAACTGGATTAGAATGCATTCTATTAATGATGAAATGTTTGAACAATATTCAGTTGATGCCAGAACTGTAGAAGATATTGAAGGAACTGAAAGCCAATCTAATACAACAACTGAAAACCAACAAGAAGGAGATGAAGCGGGAATTTTCGAGACACCAAAGTTGAATTTCAGTCAAGCTTATATGGCCCAGATGGAAAATGTTAGAGATGACATTGCGGGACAAATGTGGCTTAATTATAACAACAATacttaa